The DNA window TGCTCAATAAGAGTTTCCTGAGGTATTCTTTGAGGGAAAGATGATCAGAGTACATGTATGGAAGGCGTCAGAGtccaaaaaagagaaaatagcGATACTTTTATTCACGCAAAAACTCATTAAGCTCTCCAGAAAAACTTACAATCAACCACTGAAGGtttcaaaaaaaagaggagcagaaaTGTTAAACAATATCTGGATTAATTTGAAAAGGAATaaacgaaaaaaaaacattaaatcaagAAAGAGTCGCTCAGCGTTTCTCTGATGATGTAATGTCTCAGCCTAATCATTCACTTGATTCAGTATTATGAAATCGTTTCTATGAATGATGTATGCGCGCATCCCCCGCCCGCCTGGAGCTTCTGACTGAACATTTCCCATGCAGCTTATTTCTTGATCTTACATCGCCCCACACTGTCTCCTGGTGGGAACCACGACCATCACAATCCAGCCATGCTCCTTCGATGTGACCTAGAAAAGACACTCACGTCGTTTCTCTGGAGTTTTACGCACACGTTTTTGCTTTTTGGGGGATAATTATTTTGGatttgataaaaagaaaaattctaAAATATCTAAACGATTTTGCCTCCAGATTCGATGTTTCTAAGCTTTTTAAAATCCAGTTTTAATTTGAACACATCCTTCATTTGGGCTCCCTGTTTTGCATCAAATAGCCTCCTCTGGACTAAAAGGACACCTATGGTGCTTCACACTGACTGATGCCACTTTCTCTTAGCTTCTTAGCGCAGACTTTATTGATAAATCCCTTATTTATCATTCAGCACACACGTTTTGAGATCACAGTATGGGCCGGGCCGACGTGTCATTAGGGGTCATGCGACTTTACCAAAAGGATTTGGCTTGAACAATGTTGAATTGGTCGGGCTAAATCTGGTTTTCAGTTGTCACCTTATTCCATGCTCGGGAATCTTAAAAGAAGATTAAAAGTTGTGAGTAGGAAACcccctttttccccccctgtgtgtgcagtgacagTGTGATCCTAGAGACTGGTATGTGAAGAGCTCCACCAAGGCCAAAATTATTGTCATCAGGACTGACTACAAAGCAGGGAGAGGTGGTGGAGAGAGGGGACATTGATTTTGCACAACAGAAAGCATTTAAGAGTCCGGGCcctcatttaaattcaaatctACAACTCGAGAGGCTTGGAAAAGTGGGCTCCACTGGGTAAATAGTAGTTGTGAGTCGCCTATTTGTGTGAATTGTCACATAGAGGTTTCTGCACCTGAGTAAATATGGGGAGAGGAGCTGGGAAAGGCGTAAGTGTTCTTTACCGAGAGTCGCTCGATCCACAAGCTGATTTAGAATAACAATGGCTGCCCTTTATTGGGTTTTTTAATTAAGAATAGATGAGCCAAGGCTTTCAGTTTTTCAAGTCTCAGACAACGTGGGCCAAGCCAATACGCATTTGGCAGACAGGCATCATTATGCAGAATGCATATGGCCCACCAGGATGTGTGCAGGGcaggaaaaatacaaatacgAGCCGAAAAAGGAGGTTTTTGAATTGGCCTCTGAATGAAAGACTCAAAGAAGACTCAAAGCACCTgcgagggatttttttttaagtccataaaatgtaggcctatatgGCGGTTTAAAAAACGGCCGTTTGGAGACAACACTTATGTAATGGGAACACTGGAAACAGTGCTTGaatatattttaacatttttgttttattttgacagaaaaCTCAGTGGCTGCTAAATCAGGCGGCTGCTTCCCAGGATCCTCCACGGTCAGCCTGCAGGACGGCACCCAGAAGGCGGTCAAAGACCTCCAAAAGGGGGACCGGGTCCTGGCAGCTGATGGCGAGGGAAACCCGATTTACACCGACTTCATCATGTTCATAGACCAGGACTCGACGACCAGGAGGCTCTACTACGTCATCGAAGCCGACTCGGGCCACAGAATCACCCTGACGGCCGCGCACCTCCTCTTCGTCGTCGGCGGTCAGAACAGCACGGAGGACGGGGGGGAGAGGATGTCGGCGGTGTTCGCGAGCCAAATCCAACCCGGACAAAAGGTGTTCGTGTTCGACGCCGATCGGCTCGAGCCCGTGACCGTAAAACGGATTTACACGCAAGAGCATGAGGGGTCATTTGCGCCCGTGACCATGCAGGGGAACGTCGTGGTGGACCAGGTCCTTGCGTCCTGTTACGCAGTGATCGAAGACCACCAGCTGGCGCACTGGGCTCTGGCACCTGTCAGGCTCGCGCACTGGGTGTCCTCGTTGTTTTTCAGTTCCCAGCCTCGTGCCAGTGTGCAGCAGAACGACGGGGTGCACTGGTACTCCAAGATCCTTTATCAATTAGGAACATGGCTCTTGGACAGCCACTCGATTCATCCACTGGGGATGTCGGTATGCCCGAGTTGAAAGCTCTTCTCCAGAGAGTGAGACTGACATGTAGGACACGCGGACTATTcagtagattaaaaaaataaaataataataataattaaaaaaaaaacgaacgaACAGACGAGGCAAAGGCCCCCCAGCGGAGTTGGGATATTTATTTCACTGACTTTTCCATGTGTCCCCTTTCAAAGAATGAATGGAGCCTTAAAAAGTTTCTCTTTGAATAATTTATTCTCATGTGAACTcgctgctgtcacacacacacacacacacacacacacacacacacacacacacacgcagacacacagacaaacacaca is part of the Labrus mixtus chromosome 19, fLabMix1.1, whole genome shotgun sequence genome and encodes:
- the shha gene encoding sonic hedgehog protein, coding for MLLWTRIVLVGLICLSLVSSGMGCGPGRGYGRRRHPKKLTPLAYKQFIPNVAEKTLGASGRYEGKITRNSERFKELTPNYNTDIIFKDEENTGADRLMTQRCKDKLNSLAISVMNQWPGVKLRVTEGWDEDGHHFEESLHYEGRAVDITTSDRDKSKYGTLSRLAVEAGFDWVYYESKAHIHCSVKAENSVAAKSGGCFPGSSTVSLQDGTQKAVKDLQKGDRVLAADGEGNPIYTDFIMFIDQDSTTRRLYYVIEADSGHRITLTAAHLLFVVGGQNSTEDGGERMSAVFASQIQPGQKVFVFDADRLEPVTVKRIYTQEHEGSFAPVTMQGNVVVDQVLASCYAVIEDHQLAHWALAPVRLAHWVSSLFFSSQPRASVQQNDGVHWYSKILYQLGTWLLDSHSIHPLGMSVCPS